Proteins from one Brevibacillus humidisoli genomic window:
- a CDS encoding DUF2062 domain-containing protein: protein MKFTRKIKFYLIRLFRLKSGVRQISLGFVVGFFPCWFPTFGVGPALSVLLTKITKGNVPSAIIAASLGSFLWPILFLMNYKAGEILDAVTGFYGEQVKMGPVASAQPVTNVESFTDIGVQFVVGSVFNSIFFSLIGYFIFYYIFRRYRHTILAKLRGKGVRRQPV from the coding sequence ATGAAGTTTACCAGAAAAATTAAATTTTACCTGATTCGCTTGTTTCGACTCAAATCGGGCGTTCGCCAAATCTCACTCGGTTTTGTCGTTGGGTTTTTCCCCTGCTGGTTTCCTACGTTTGGCGTTGGGCCAGCTCTGTCGGTACTATTGACCAAAATAACGAAAGGCAACGTCCCCTCTGCGATTATTGCCGCTTCGTTGGGTTCTTTTTTATGGCCGATTCTCTTCCTAATGAATTACAAGGCAGGCGAGATTCTTGATGCTGTGACGGGTTTCTACGGAGAGCAGGTGAAGATGGGGCCTGTTGCCAGCGCACAGCCGGTCACAAATGTGGAATCATTTACCGATATCGGTGTCCAATTCGTAGTTGGGTCGGTGTTTAACAGCATCTTTTTCAGTTTGATTGGATATTTCATCTTCTACTACATTTTTCGTCGGTATCGCCACACCATCTTGGCAAAACTGCGTGGAAAAGGAGTGCGTCGGCAACCTGTCTGA
- a CDS encoding DUF423 domain-containing protein produces the protein MAAAFLVIGSIAALLAVALGAFGAHALKRKLSADMLAIFQTGVQYQMIHAIAILLIGGWWKQFGALALFSYAGWFFLAGILLFSGSLYALSLSGVRKLGAITPLGGLCFLAGWFCLVLAGLSIG, from the coding sequence ATGGCTGCAGCTTTTCTCGTTATCGGTAGCATCGCCGCGTTGCTGGCCGTTGCATTGGGAGCATTTGGCGCGCATGCCCTGAAGCGAAAGTTATCGGCAGACATGCTGGCGATCTTCCAAACCGGCGTACAATATCAAATGATCCATGCCATTGCCATCCTGCTGATTGGGGGCTGGTGGAAGCAATTCGGTGCATTGGCCCTGTTCAGCTATGCGGGTTGGTTTTTCCTCGCCGGCATCCTTTTGTTCTCGGGTAGTTTGTACGCGCTCAGTCTGAGCGGGGTGAGAAAGTTAGGGGCGATCACCCCGTTAGGCGGGCTTTGCTTTTTGGCCGGATGGTTCTGTCTCGTGCTGGCCGGTCTGTCAATCGGGTGA
- a CDS encoding C40 family peptidase, whose amino-acid sequence MTKARQQAWIKKSSVAVLLSTSLLIGQGGYVAAASATPSQVVQLANDLVGTPYQSQSNAPTAFDSAGYVAYVFDKLGVDVANSISGLYSSGVTVEKDAIQPGDVLFFNSSSGAPLNYVGIYTGNNRFVYASRSKGEVIVKDYSSVADHLAGARRYINDNVQQPDQNDNVQQPDQNEKPNQDTDHSSDSEYSAKVASYAKAELGKPYQSGANGPNGFDSAGYVSYVLGKAGVQSDDSISSLYQMGQAVSSNQLQPGDVLFFNSSSGSSLNYTGIYVGDDKFLYASRSRGQVVEQQFSDVAEHFAGARRITAEDSVQPPANETPDDGSVTEPDKPSEEPQQPQQPEEPDTALADKIIATGERFMGTPYKFGAEYPDSGRFDCSSFTQYVYGLNGIKLPRDSRQQSTVGKQISKSELRKGDLVFFRTYGSSSNRITHVAIYAGNDQLLHTYGSPGVTYSKFSGTSWEDRVVMTRRVLPE is encoded by the coding sequence ATGACAAAAGCGAGACAACAAGCTTGGATAAAGAAATCGTCGGTTGCTGTATTACTCAGCACATCTTTGTTAATCGGACAAGGGGGATATGTGGCAGCAGCATCTGCTACTCCATCCCAAGTGGTACAACTGGCCAATGACTTGGTTGGTACCCCGTACCAGTCCCAATCAAATGCCCCCACAGCGTTTGATTCCGCCGGCTACGTGGCATACGTGTTTGACAAGCTGGGTGTAGATGTGGCCAACAGCATTTCCGGATTGTACAGTTCGGGAGTTACGGTTGAGAAGGATGCGATTCAGCCTGGCGATGTCCTGTTCTTCAATTCCAGTTCGGGTGCACCGCTCAACTACGTGGGAATCTACACCGGAAACAACCGCTTCGTATACGCATCCCGCAGCAAAGGGGAAGTCATTGTAAAAGACTACTCCAGTGTAGCAGATCATTTGGCGGGGGCGCGACGTTACATAAACGATAACGTCCAGCAACCTGATCAGAACGATAACGTCCAGCAACCTGATCAAAACGAAAAACCGAATCAAGATACTGATCATTCGAGTGATTCCGAATATTCCGCTAAAGTAGCCAGCTATGCCAAAGCGGAATTAGGAAAACCGTATCAGTCCGGTGCCAATGGCCCGAACGGATTTGACTCAGCCGGATATGTTTCGTATGTGTTAGGGAAAGCAGGGGTTCAGTCTGATGACAGCATCTCTTCCTTATATCAGATGGGACAAGCTGTCAGCAGCAATCAGCTGCAGCCTGGTGATGTCTTGTTCTTCAACTCCAGCTCTGGATCTTCTCTGAACTACACAGGAATCTATGTAGGAGACGACAAGTTTCTGTATGCTTCTCGCAGCCGGGGGCAAGTAGTAGAACAACAGTTTAGCGATGTGGCAGAACACTTTGCCGGGGCTCGCCGCATCACCGCTGAAGATTCCGTTCAGCCTCCTGCCAACGAGACGCCGGACGATGGCTCCGTAACGGAACCGGACAAGCCGAGTGAGGAACCGCAACAACCGCAGCAACCTGAAGAGCCGGATACTGCACTGGCAGACAAGATTATTGCCACTGGCGAGCGCTTTATGGGCACGCCGTACAAGTTTGGAGCCGAATATCCGGATTCCGGGCGATTTGACTGCTCCAGCTTCACCCAATATGTGTATGGATTGAACGGCATTAAACTGCCTCGCGATTCGCGTCAGCAATCGACGGTGGGCAAACAAATCTCCAAGAGCGAACTGCGCAAGGGAGATCTGGTGTTCTTCCGTACCTACGGCAGTTCCTCCAACCGGATCACTCACGTAGCGATCTACGCTGGAAATGACCAACTGCTGCACACGTATGGCAGTCCGGGTGTTACCTACTCCAAGTTTAGCGGCACTTCTTGGGAAGATCGTGTCGTCATGACGCGCCGCGTGCTGCCGGAATAA
- a CDS encoding GNAT family N-acetyltransferase: MNLLTLTPSQVERNRHLLLKFIRQHGDNRITRRAVHWLKTVRLDPREDGTRILVALDEKKLVGLFAVAAYGLKEAFLVIHRDCRSMGMGRQLSEAMQQLLPKLYVRVALDHAASLRCFMHSGFVGVKLFDGPTGKPTLYLAAGEWSKADLAGCSSESGISDQDDLFAKSIRLP; encoded by the coding sequence ATGAACCTGCTGACACTCACACCATCACAGGTTGAGCGCAACCGCCATCTGCTGTTGAAGTTCATCCGGCAGCACGGGGATAACCGGATCACCCGAAGAGCCGTACACTGGTTGAAAACGGTGAGGCTTGATCCACGAGAAGACGGGACTCGGATTCTCGTCGCATTGGATGAGAAAAAACTGGTCGGCCTGTTCGCCGTCGCAGCATACGGGCTAAAGGAAGCCTTTCTCGTCATCCACCGCGATTGCCGCAGTATGGGGATGGGAAGGCAGCTGTCCGAGGCTATGCAGCAGCTGCTGCCGAAACTGTACGTAAGGGTTGCACTTGATCATGCGGCCAGCCTGCGCTGTTTTATGCACAGTGGATTTGTAGGCGTGAAGCTGTTTGACGGCCCGACCGGCAAACCCACCCTCTACTTGGCCGCTGGCGAGTGGAGCAAAGCCGATCTGGCTGGCTGTTCCTCGGAATCAGGAATCAGTGATCAGGACGACTTGTTTGCAAAAAGCATCCGTCTCCCGTGA